The following coding sequences are from one Saccharomyces cerevisiae S288C chromosome X, complete sequence window:
- the BFA1 gene encoding Bfa1p (Subunit of a two-component GTPase-activating protein, Bfa1p-Bub2p; contributes to GAP activity, inactivating Tem1 by stimulating GTP hydrolysis following damage or misalignment of the mitotic spindle; functions as a guanine-nucleotide exchange inhibitor (GDI) for Tem1p; involved in multiple cell cycle checkpoint pathways that control mitotic exit; required when telomeres are damaged, but not for all types of chromosomal DNA damage; phosphorylated by the Polo-like kinase Cdc5p), with the protein MSIRPLTLNGLDEPETSFEELNTTLPRFQSHETLTLEENVPPLSTSTYIPPPSSVGTSDTGTVFSNSTSAFWSNKQADDDQDMEVDQDDEFLNDFQEFQNKKDDFDDAIKTNFHLRNGCRTGPFKNDIFAEEFDRKLSLEDKPRLKQPRSMMELKPKRKLSNSVTSRNLRSGNSVRFKKSMPNLALVNPAIREEEEDEEREREDQREFNYKIDNDTQDTILAKFSSDDEGDFLTGFEELEGEAIDETISSNDKESADHPRFLKKSSSSLPLKISPAQYDIVKHDELLTPGLHRRQRDWNTQQELDSFKEKRSVRHCSNQNVQLNGPAKIKTIKQQIDHNTPMKKGSMIYNPKTMKWEGNENVLSKFSDVDTANRKALLIKNKLQRDADSKKQKYSDLQHARATSRNQKVIGNMILDEQNLRWVSVSEEEADPFAGIPEINLPPVGKSMKKRSSSPFLRSKSQVNTPFVSNDNDGVYQSTAAQARLRKYHSMRTLNGTTETPEISSTFHLSSRALEKFYHEENRWCKKLASWFIPRDETIISVDEETIMDESTVNSKRKSYMYEIRNMVINSTKD; encoded by the coding sequence ATGTCAATTAGGCCTCTCACGTTAAACGGTTTAGATGAGCCAGAAACctcttttgaagaactgAATACAACTCTACCTCGCTTTCAATCCCATGAAACATTaactttggaagaaaacgtGCCACCATTGAGTACATCAACTTATATACCGCCTCCATCCTCGGTAGGTACTTCTGACACTGGCACGGTATTTTCCAATAGTACCAGCGCGTTTTGGTCTAATAAGCAAGCAGACGATGATCAGGACATGGAGGTAGACCAGGATGATGAATTTCTAAATGACTTCCAGGAattccaaaataaaaaggatGATTTTGACGATGCTATTAAAAcaaattttcatttgaGAAATGGATGTCGAACTGGCCCTTTCAAAAACGACATTTTCGCAGAAGAGTTTGATAGAAAACTGAGTTTGGAAGATAAACCAAGGCTAAAGCAACCTAGATCAATGATGGAATTgaaaccaaaaagaaaactatcAAATAGCGTCACTTCAAGAAACTTAAGGTCTGGTAATTCTGTAAGATTTAAGAAATCTATGCCTAACTTAGCTTTAGTTAATCCAGCTATcagagaagaagaagaggacgAAGAACGAGAAAGAGAAGATCAACGAGAGTTTAATTACAAGATTGATAACGATACGCAGGACACAATTTTGGCGAAATTCAGTTCAGATGATGAAGGTGACTTTCTGACAggatttgaagaattagaGGGTGAAGCAATTGATGAAACGATTTCTTCGAACGATAAAGAAAGTGCCGACCATCCGCGTTTCTTAAAGAAGTCATCCTCATCTTTGCCATTAAAAATATCACCTGCACAATATGATATAGTAAAGCATGACGAATTATTAACTCCAGGTCTTCATAGGCGACAACGAGATTGGAATACCCAGCAGGAACTGGACtcttttaaagaaaaacgaTCAGTAAGACACTGTTCTAATCAAAATGTACAACTCAATGGTCCAGctaaaatcaaaacaataaaacaGCAAATTGATCATAATACTCCAATGAAGAAAGGTTCTATGATATATAACCCGAAAACTATGAAGTGGGAAGGAAATGAAAACGTCTTAAGCAAATTTAGTGATGTAGACACGGCAAACAGGAAAGCtttattgataaaaaacAAGCTACAACGAGATGCAGATTCTAAGAAgcaaaaatattctgaTCTACAGCATGCAAGAGCCACTTCGAGAAATCAAAAGGTCATCGGGAACATGATTTTAGATGAACAAAATTTAAGATGGGTTAGTGTTTCAGAGGAAGAAGCAGACCCTTTTGCAGGCATTCCTGAGATAAACTTACCACCAGTTGGCAAAAGTATGAAAAAACGTAGCTCCTCACCATTTTTGCGTTCCAAAAGCCAAGTTAATACGCcatttgtttcaaatgaCAATGATGGCGTTTATCAAAGTACGGCTGCTCAAGCAAGACTCCGTAAATACCATTCAATGAGGACACTTAACGGTACAACAGAAACTCCAGAAATAAGCTCTACTTTCCATTTGAGTTCAAGAGcattggaaaaattttacCACGAGGAGAACAGGTGGTGTAAAAAGTTAGCCTCATGGTTTATACCCCGAGATGAGACCATTATCAGTGTTGATGAGGAAACAATCATGGATGAAAGTACGGTCAATAGCAAGAGAAAATCCTATATGTATGAAATCAGGAACATGGTAATCAATTCGACAAAAGATTAG
- the RAD7 gene encoding UV-damaged DNA-binding protein RAD7 (Nucleotide excision repair (NER) protein; binds damaged DNA during NER; binds DNA in an ATP-dependent manner (with Rad16p) during NER; required for repair of non-transcribed chromatin; subunit of Nucleotide Excision Repair Factor 4 (NEF4) and the Elongin-Cullin-Socs (ECS) ligase complex), translating to MYRSRNRPKRGGENEVKGPNSALTQFLREEGISAENIKQKWYQRQSKKQEDATDEKKGKAEDDSFTAEISRVVEDEEIDEIGTGSGTETERAQVSYDARMKLVPADSDEEEYETSHISDTPVSLSSANDRESLTKKRQNTAKIIQNRRRKRKRAADLLDRRVNKVSSLQSLCITKISENISKWQKEADESSKLVFNKLRDVLGGVSTANLNNLAKALSKNRALNDHTLQLFLKTDLKRLTFSDCSKISFDGYKTLAIFSPHLTELSLQMCGQLNHESLLYIAEKLPNLKSLNLDGPFLINEDTWEKFFVIMKGRLEEFHISNTHRFTDKSLSNLLINCGSTLVSLGLSRLDSISNYALLPQYLVNDEFHSLCIEYPFNEEDVNDEIIINLLGQIGRTLRKLVLNGCIDLTDSMIINGLTAFIPEKCPLEVLSLEESDQITTDSLSYFFSKVELNNLIECSFRRCLQLGDMAIIELLLNGARDSLRSLNLNSLKELTKEAFVALACPNLTYLDLGFVRCVDDSVIQMLGEQNPNLTVIDVFGDNLVTEKATMRPGLTLIGRQSDSI from the coding sequence ATGTATCGCAGTAGAAACCGACCAAAAAGAGGTGgagaaaatgaagttaAGGGACCAAATTCTGCCTTGACTCAATTTTTAAGAGAAGAAGGGATCAGTgctgaaaatatcaaacaaaaatggTACCAGCGACAGTCGAAGAAGCAAGAAGATGCAACagacgaaaaaaaaggtaaagCGGAGGATGATAGCTTTACTGCCGAGATATCTCGAGTagttgaagatgaagaaattgatgaaattggAACAGGTAGTGGTACCGAGACAGAAAGAGCTCAGGTTTCCTACGATGCCAGGATGAAATTAGTCCCTGCTGATagtgatgaagaagaatatgaaaCTAGCCACATTTCTGACACGCCAGTCAGTTTAAGTTCGGCTAATGACCGGGAATCATTGACtaaaaaaaggcaaaataCTGCAAAAATTATCCAAAATCGTCGCAGAAAGCGTAAAAGAGCAGCTGACCTATTGGATAGACGCGTCAACAAAGTATCCAGCTTACAAAGTCTTTGTATTACGAAAATTAGTGAAAATATATCCAAGTGGCAAAAAGAGGCTGATGAATCATCAAAGTTGGTATTTAACAAATTGAGAGATGTCCTTGGTGGCGTATCAACCGCtaatttgaataatttgGCAAAAGCACTATCGAAGAATAGGGCCCTGAATGATCATACTCTGCAACTTTTCTTGAAGACAGATCTAAAAAGGTTAACTTTCAGCGATTGTTctaaaatttcatttgatGGTTACAAAACGCTAGCCATTTTTTCGCCACACCTAACCGAATTATCCCTACAAATGTGTGGGCAGTTGAACCATGAATCATTGCTTTACATTGCTGAAAAGCTTCCGAACTTGAAATCACTGAATTTAGATGGACCATTTCTGATCAACGAGGACACATGGGAGAAGTTCTTTGTAATAATGAAAGGTAGATTAGAAGAGTTCCACATTTCTAATACGCACCGCTTCACCGACAAATCATTATCTAATTTATTGATCAACTGCGGTTCTACCTTGGTATCCTTAGGGTTATCCAGACTAGATTCTATATCAAATTACGCTTTATTACCGCAGTACCTAGTCAACGACGAATTTCACAGTCTCTGTATTGAATATCCATTCAATGAAGAGGATGTTAACGATGAGATCATCATAAATCTGCTAGGTCAAATCGGGCGCACGTTACGTAAATTGGTTTTGAATGGCTGTATTGACTTGACAGATTCAATGATAATCAATGGTCTGACTGCATTCATTCCTGAGAAATGTCCATTGGAGGTATTGAGCTTGGAAGAATCAGATCAGATCACTACAGATTCACTGTCGTACTTTTTCAGCAAAGTAGAACTGAATAATTTGATTGAATGCAGCTTTAGAAGATGTCTACAATTGGGCGATATGGCAATTATAGAGCTATTGCTTAACGGAGCAAGAGATAGTCTGAGAAGCTTAAATCTCAATTCATTAAAAGAGCTAACTAAGGAGGCATTTGTGGCGTTAGCCTGTCCTAATCTGACGTATCTTGATCTTGGTTTTGTACGTTGTGTTGATGACTCGGTGATTCAAATGTTGGGTGAGCAAAATCCGAATTTAACTGTAATTGATGTTTTCGGAGACAATTTGGTTACTGAAAAGGCCACAATGAGGCCTGGACTTACGTTGATAGGGAGACAGAGTGACAgtatataa
- the KCH1 gene encoding Kch1p (Potassium transporter that mediates K+ influx; activates high-affinity Ca2+ influx system (HACS) during mating pheromone response; expression up-regulated in response to alpha factor; localized to sites of polarized growth; member of a fungal-specific gene family; potential Cdc28p substrate; KCH1 has a paralog, PRM6, that arose from the whole genome duplication) gives MFNHDWKYSINSKTFADLNIELFRNHKFKTVLNYIIGVVGWNGLKLALFVSDIYTCIKLLAFNSWSNNIIKPYLPFKISKWLFSGCILASIVLLIWEAIAGMRIYKTGNISLTYVNNFSRNLNSVLNYSKFCVYNMIERKGFRQKMTFFTFFQLKDCIRLIFTDTPRQVINGLTLWSVLVTVNKNEDLGDLESFTGLINKIKNIGQTNHEEAVILSLMLFSFIIWALFVFKFLLAVICSIFVYYKIINDQEYSGLREYICVTVSENVDELVERQRKKENDDTIYKTGLLESQTFDDFKEVENKIETSFNDTSYASNNDSMIELIERRPEYKSQDVCGPIPTMKKTETMESFVDNGNPQYTTRFSAILDSPYINSYESNDIKKAKIQSRSVNTPKYEDLSSSDIFNKIHSAGQLKSTTSMEFHGPLDSMPNTTNNIRNFNSNSSRPRPPPLQTKSSINSKADSNDNGRIYTPMKAYFREPDLPRKGLLEDEDRTYNYT, from the coding sequence atgtTTAACCATGATTGGAAGTACTCCATTAATTCTAAGACTTTCGCCGATTTAAACATTGAATTATTTCGAAACCACAAGTTCAAAACTGTTTTAAATTACATAATAGGTGTAGTTGGGTGGAATGGATTAAAACTCGCCCTTTTTGTTTCTGACATTTACACATGTATCAAATTGCTGGCATTCAACTCCTGGTCAAACAACATCATCAAACCATACTTACCCTTTAAAATATCCAAATGGTTGTTTAGCGGTTGTATTTTAGCATCGATTGTGCTATTGATATGGGAGGCTATAGCGGGAATGAGGATTTACAAAACGGGAAATATCTCTTTGACTTATGTCAAcaatttttccagaaaCCTAAATTCAGTGCTCAATTATTCCAAGTTTTGTGTTTATAATATGATCGAACGAAAGGGTTTTCGACAGAAAATGacattttttactttttttcaactgaAAGATTGTATTAGATTAATCTTCACGGATACCCCAAGGCAAGTTATTAATGGTCTTACGCTGTGGTCAGTTCTCGTAACAGTAAATAAAAACGAGGATCTAGGCGATCTGGAATCATTTACCGGTTTGatcaacaaaataaagaaCATTGGCCAGACCAATCATGAAGAAGCAGTGATATTGTCGCTGATGctattttcctttataATCTGGGCATTATTTGTCTTCAAGTTTCTGCTTGCTGTCATTTGCTcgatttttgtttattataAAATAATCAATGATCAGGAATATAGCGGGTTGCGTGAGTACATTTGTGTTACCGTCAGCGAAAATGTTGATGAACTTGTTGAAagacaaaggaaaaaggaaaatgatgaCACGATTTATAAGACAGGTCTTCTCGAATCTCAGACTTTTGACGATtttaaagaagttgaaaataaaattgaaacatCTTTTAATGATACGTCATATGCTTCTAATAATGATTCTATGATTGAGCTAATAGAGAGAAGACCCGAATACAAAAGTCAGGATGTATGTGGGCCCATTCCCacaatgaagaaaacgGAAACAATGGAATCGTTCGTTGACAATGGCAATCCACAATATACCACTAGATTCTCTGCGATTCTAGATTCACCATATATCAACAGCTATGAAAGTAATGATAtaaagaaagcaaaaataCAAAGCAGAAGCGTAAATACTCCAAAATATGAGGATTTGTCTTCTTCTGacattttcaacaaaatacACTCTGCTGGACAATTAAAATCTACAACTTCTATGGAGTTTCACGGGCCATTAGATTCTATGCCAAATACAACAAACAACATCCGTAATTTTAATAGCAACAGTAGTAGACCTAGACCACCTCCTTTACAGACAAAAAGTTCGATTAATTCAAAAGCTGACTCGAATGATAATGGAAGGATTTATACACCAATGAAAGCGTACTTCAGGGAGCCTGATCTTCCGAGGAAGGGTTTGctggaagatgaagatcGTACATATAATTATACTTAA
- the HIT1 gene encoding Hit1p (Protein involved in C/D snoRNP assembly; critical for formation of small nucleolar ribonucleoprotein complexes that are required for rRNA processing and 2'-O-methylation; regulates abundance of Rsa1p; required for growth at high temperature; mutations in human homolog ZNHIT3 cause PEHO syndrome, a ribosomopathy characterized by extreme cerebellar atrophy) has protein sequence MVSSAVKCGICRGVDGKYKCPKCGVRYCSLKCYKDAAKHVHKESEQPRAGTEANVEVVNNDKIINSSLAMNKTLKTKAFDDIYQNSAELQELLKYNTVKFHLAKVYRILSSTVNDGSSGKMNSDLQKELAVNYLNTLRYGGIHYNEAIEEFCQILLDKLNAVKK, from the coding sequence atggtATCTAGTGCAGTTAAATGTGGCATATGTCGCGGAGTTGATGGTAAATATAAATGTCCTAAATGTGGCGTACGATATTGCTCCTTGAAATGCTATAAAGATGCTGCAAAGCATGTTCATAAGGAAAGCGAACAACCCAGGGCTGGTACAGAAGCTAATGTGGAAGTTGTTAATAACGATAAGATCATAAACAGTTCACTCGCAATGAATAAAACATTAAAGACGAAGGCATTCGATGATATATATCAAAATAGCGCAGAATTGCAAGAGCTGTTGAAATACAACACGGTGAAGTTCCATTTGGCAAAGGTTTATAGAATTTTGTCCAGTACTGTTAACGATGGAAGTTCTGGAAAAATGAACAGCGATCTACAAAAAGAACTAGCTGTAAATTATTTGAATACATTACGATATGGTGGTATACATTATAATGAAGCAATTGAGGAATTTTGCCAGATTTTATTAGATAAATTAAATGCGGTGAAGAAATAA